From one Sus scrofa isolate TJ Tabasco breed Duroc chromosome 9, Sscrofa11.1, whole genome shotgun sequence genomic stretch:
- the LOC100518798 gene encoding olfactory receptor 52B4-like codes for MATPNHTGTSHSLFILLGIPGLEDQHSWISLPFFISYLVAVLGNCLLVFLIITERSLHEPMYFFLCMLALADLILSTTTVPKALAIFWFHAGEISLDGCVTQIFFIHATFIAESGILLAMAFDRYVAIRDPLRYTTVLSHAVIIRIGLAVVLRSFSVILPDVFLVKRLPFCRSNVLPHVYCEHMAVAKFACADIRVNVWYGLCVLLSTVVTDVLLILVSYMCILSAVFRLPSQGARQKALGTCGSHLGVISMFYLPGIFTIITQRFGHHVPLHTHILLANVCMLAPPMLNPIIYGIKTRQIRECVVSTLSSQGKHC; via the coding sequence ATGGCAACTCCCAACCACACTGGTACCAGCCACTCACTCTTCATTCTGTtggggatccctggcctggaagacCAGCACTCATGgatctctctccccttctttatTTCCTACCTTGTGGCCGTCCTTGGGAATTGCCTCCTTGTCTTCCTCATCATCACTGAACGCAGCCTCCATgaacccatgtacttcttcctctgcaTGCTGGCTCTGGCTGACCTCATCCTGTCCACCACCACTGTGCCCAAAGCCCTGGCCATATTCTGGTTCCATGCTGGAGAGATTTCCCTTGATGGCTGTGTCACCCAAATCTTCTTCATCCATGCCACCTTCATCGCCGAATCGGGGATTCTGTTGGCCATGGCATTTGACCGGTACGTGGCCATCCGTGACCCCCTGCGCTATACCACGGTGCTCAGCCATGCAGTAATCATAAGGATTGGCCTGGCCGTGGTCCTGAGGAGCTTTTCTGTGATACTTCCCGATGTGTTCCTGGTGAAGAGACTGCCTTTCTGCCGCAGCAATGTGCTACCACATGTATACTGTGAGCATATGGCTGTTGCCAAATTTGCCTGCGCTGACATTCGTGTCAATGTCTGGTATGGCCTGTGCGTTCTTCTCTCCACTGTAGTGACGGATGTCTTGCTCATCCTGGTTTCTTACATGTGCATCCTCAGTGCAGTTTTCCGCCTCCCCTCCCAAGGAGCTCGGCAAAAGGCCCTgggcacctgtggctcccacctgggGGTCATTTCCATGTTCTACTTGCCTGGCATTTTTACCATAATTACCCAGCGGTTTGGGCATCATGTGCCTCTCCATACCCACATTCTGCTCGCAAATGTCTGCATGTTAGCCCCTCCTATGCTAAACCCCATCATTTACGGGATCAAGACCAGGCAGATTCGAGAGTGTGTGGTTAGTACTTTGTCTTCACAGGGGAAACACTGCTGA
- the TRIM21 gene encoding E3 ubiquitin-protein ligase TRIM21 (The RefSeq protein has 3 substitutions, 1 frameshift compared to this genomic sequence), whose amino-acid sequence MASALPLARMWDEVTCSICLDPMVEPVSIECGHSFCQECISEVGKDGGSVCPVCRQHFLLRNLRPNRQVANMVDNLKEMSQGVKEGPQWELCAVHGEKLHLFCKDDGKVLCWVCSQSQKHRDHTMVPIEEAAQEYQEKLQVALEKLRNKQEQAEKLEADIATKRAAWKGKVEAHKLRIHEEFVRQKNFLAEEEQRQLQKLEEEEREQLKALGATEARLAQQSQALQGLIAELERRSRGPMLELLQEVKSVLERSESWNLKELNIGFPDLSILCYVPGIKRMLRSYAVHITLDPLTASPWLVLSENRRQVRLGETRQEVPENEERFDTYPMVLGAQHFNSGKHYWEVDVAGKEAWDLGVCRDSVKRKGHFLLNPSNGFWTIWLWNKQKYEAGTCTQTPLYPQVPPSRVGIFLDYDASTVSFYNISDHGSLIYSFSECAFAGPVRPFFNPGFNDGGRNAPPLTLCPLRTGW is encoded by the exons ATGGCCTCAGCACTGCCCTTGGCAAGGATGTGGGATGAGGTCACGTGCTCCATCTGCCTGGATCCCATGGTGGAGCCCGTGAGCATCGAATGTGGCCACAGCTTCTGCCAGGAATGCATCTCCGAGGTTGGGAAGGATGGGGGCAGCGTCTGTCCTGTGTGCCGGCAGCACTTCCTGCTCAGGAACCTCCGGCCCAATCGGCAGGTGGCCAACATGGTGGATAACCTCAAAGAGATGAGCCAGGGGGTCAAGGAAGGCCCGCAGTGGGAGCTGTGTGCGGTGCACGGAGAGAAGCTTCACCTGTTCTGTAAGGACGATGGGAAGGTCCTTTGCTGGGTGTGTTCCCAGTCCCGGAAACACCGGGACCACACCATGGTCCCCATTGAGGAGGCGGCTCAGGAGTACCAG GAGAAGCTCCAGGTGGCACTCgagaaactcagaaataaacagGAGCAGGCTGAGAAGCTGGAAGCGGATATTGCAACGAAGAGAGCAGCCTGGAAG GGGAAGGTTGAGGCCCACAAACTGAGGATCCACGAAGAGTTTGTCCGGCAGAAAAACTTCCTGGCAGAAGAGGAGCAGAGGCAGCtgcagaagctggaggaggaggagcgggaACAGCTGAAAGCCCTGGGGGCCACAGAAGCCAGGCTGGCCCAGCAGAGCCAGGCCCTGCAGGAGCTGATCGCAGAGCTGGAGAGGAGGAGTCGGGGCCCCATGCTGGAGCTGCTACAG GAGGTGAAGAGTGTCCTGGAAAG GAGTGAGTCTTGGAACCTGAAGGAGCTGAACATCGGCTTCCCAGACCTGAGCAGCTTGTGCTATGTGCCCGGGATTAAGAGGATGCTGAGGTCATATGCAG TGCACATCACTCTGGACCCACTGACGGCCAGTCCGTGGCTCGTCCTTTCAGAGAATCGGCGACAAGTGAGGCTTGGAGAGACCCGGCAGGAAGTGCCCGAAAACGAGGAGAGATTTGATACCTACCCCATGGTCCTGGGTGCCCAGCACTTCAACTCTGGGAAACATTACTGGGAGGTGGATGTGGCCGGCAAGGAGGCCTGGGACCTGGGTGTGTGTCGAGACTCCGTGAAGAGGAAGGGACATTTTTTGCTCAACCCCAGCAATGGCTTCTGGACCATCTGGCTgtggaacaaacaaaaatatgaggCTGGCACCTGCACCCAGACTCCCCTCTACCCTCAGGTGCCTCCGAGCCGCGTTGGGATCTTCCTGGACTACGATGCCAGCACCGTCTCCTTCTACAACATCAGTGACCACGGCTCCCTCATCTACAGCTTCTCAGAATGT TTCGCTGGACCCGTTCGGCCCTTCTTCAATCCTGGTTTCAATGACGGTGGAAGAAATGCACCCCCCCTGACCCTCTGTCCACTGAGGACGGGCTGGTAG
- the TRIM21 gene encoding E3 ubiquitin-protein ligase TRIM21 isoform X1: MASALPLARMWDEVTCSICLDPMVEPVSIECGHSFCQECISEVGKDGGSVCPVCRQHFLLRNLRPNRQVANMVDNLKEMSQGVKEGPQWELCAVHGEKLHLFCKDDGKVLCWVCSQSRKHRDHTMVPIEEAAQEYQEKLQVALEKLRNKQEQAEKLEADIATKRAAWKGKVEAHKLRIHEEFVRQKNFLAEEEQRQLQKLEEEEREQLKALGATEARLAQQSQALQELIAELERRSRGPMLELLQEVKSVLERSESWNLKELNIGFPDLSSLCYVPGIKRMLRSYAVHITLDPLTASPWLVLSENRRQVRLGETRQEVPENEERFDTYPMVLGAQHFNSGKHYWEVDVAGKEAWDLGVCRDSVKRKGHFLLNPSNGFWTIWLWNKQKYEAGTCTQTPLYPQVPPSRVGIFLDYDASTVSFYNISDHGSLIYSFSECASLDPFGPSSILVSMTVEEMHPP; this comes from the exons ATGGCCTCAGCACTGCCCTTGGCAAGGATGTGGGATGAGGTCACGTGCTCCATCTGCCTGGATCCCATGGTGGAGCCCGTGAGCATCGAATGTGGCCACAGCTTCTGCCAGGAATGCATCTCCGAGGTTGGGAAGGATGGGGGCAGCGTCTGTCCTGTGTGCCGGCAGCACTTCCTGCTCAGGAACCTCCGGCCCAATCGGCAGGTGGCCAACATGGTGGATAACCTCAAAGAGATGAGCCAGGGGGTCAAGGAAGGCCCGCAGTGGGAGCTGTGTGCGGTGCACGGAGAGAAGCTTCACCTGTTCTGTAAGGACGATGGGAAGGTCCTTTGCTGGGTGTGTTCCCAGTCCCGGAAACACCGGGACCACACCATGGTCCCCATTGAGGAGGCGGCTCAGGAGTACCAG GAGAAGCTCCAGGTGGCACTCgagaaactcagaaataaacagGAGCAGGCTGAGAAGCTGGAAGCGGATATTGCAACGAAGAGAGCAGCCTGGAAG GGGAAGGTTGAGGCCCACAAACTGAGGATCCACGAAGAGTTTGTCCGGCAGAAAAACTTCCTGGCAGAAGAGGAGCAGAGGCAGCtgcagaagctggaggaggaggagcgggaACAGCTGAAAGCCCTGGGGGCCACAGAAGCCAGGCTGGCCCAGCAGAGCCAGGCCCTGCAGGAGCTGATCGCAGAGCTGGAGAGGAGGAGTCGGGGCCCCATGCTGGAGCTGCTACAG GAGGTGAAGAGTGTCCTGGAAAG GAGTGAGTCTTGGAACCTGAAGGAGCTGAACATCGGCTTCCCAGACCTGAGCAGCTTGTGCTATGTGCCCGGGATTAAGAGGATGCTGAGGTCATATGCAG TGCACATCACTCTGGACCCACTGACGGCCAGTCCGTGGCTCGTCCTTTCAGAGAATCGGCGACAAGTGAGGCTTGGAGAGACCCGGCAGGAAGTGCCCGAAAACGAGGAGAGATTTGATACCTACCCCATGGTCCTGGGTGCCCAGCACTTCAACTCTGGGAAACATTACTGGGAGGTGGATGTGGCCGGCAAGGAGGCCTGGGACCTGGGTGTGTGTCGAGACTCCGTGAAGAGGAAGGGACATTTTTTGCTCAACCCCAGCAATGGCTTCTGGACCATCTGGCTgtggaacaaacaaaaatatgaggCTGGCACCTGCACCCAGACTCCCCTCTACCCTCAGGTGCCTCCGAGCCGCGTTGGGATCTTCCTGGACTACGATGCCAGCACCGTCTCCTTCTACAACATCAGTGACCACGGCTCCCTCATCTACAGCTTCTCAGAATGTGCTTCGCTGGACCCGTTCGGCCCTTCTTCAATCCTGGTTTCAATGACGGTGGAAGAAATGCACCCCCCCTGA